One window from the genome of Penaeus monodon isolate SGIC_2016 chromosome 4, NSTDA_Pmon_1, whole genome shotgun sequence encodes:
- the LOC119572407 gene encoding LOW QUALITY PROTEIN: AKT-interacting protein-like (The sequence of the model RefSeq protein was modified relative to this genomic sequence to represent the inferred CDS: inserted 1 base in 1 codon) — MKSMCCCWAPQKEQLSDSGGPGDSGGGGXGNNVGNGGGGNSLTRGGSTRGSLRKVLPSVPDMDQQLSMAAKMIDRRTSTPKGNHSYSPYFLEYTLLAEYNLLQKQRLSGVYVVPSGKSPLVWFGVIFIRQGIYQEGIFRFNLHIPENYPDGDVPTVVFETPVFHPLIDPETLELDIKRGFANKWRRNVNHLWHVLLYVRRCFYKIETTHPLNPEAAVLYDSDNEMFVLRARACVDASKEIVYDPPATNDPHAIVFSPYQPAVHDPVREEMKKERNDSEGSLKEGSSSNGLSWVKPGTLQIFSKAAS; from the exons CTAAGTGACAGCGGGGGTCCGGGagacagcggcggcggcg gggggaacAATGTGGGCAACGGAGGCGGCGGCAACTCGCTCACCCGCGGCGGATCCACGCGCGGCAGCCTGCGGAAG GTGCTGCCGTCAGTGCCCGACATGGACCAGCAGCTGTCCATGGCGGCCAAGATGATCGACCGCCGGACCTCCACGCCCAAAGGGAACCACTCCTACAGCCCCTACTTCCTCGAGTACACGCTCCTCGCCGAATA TAATCTATTGCAGAAGCAGAGACTATCAGGAGTTTATGTTGTGCCATCTGGCAAATCACCGCTTG TGTGGTTTGGAGTCATCTTCATCCGCCAGGGAATATACCAGGAGGGAATCTTCCGCTTTAACCTCCACATCCCAGAGAATTATCCTGATGGGGATGTGCCG ACTGTGGTGTTTGAGACTCCGGTGTTCCACCCTCTCATCGACCCTGAAACCTTGGAACTGGACATCAAACGAGGCTTCGCTAATAAGTGGCGCCGGAATGTAAACCACCTATGGCACGTGTTGCTGTATGTGCGCCGCTGTTTCTACAAGATAGAGACGACACATCCTCTTAATCCAGAAGCAGCTGTACT ATACGACAGCGACAATGAAATGTTCGTTCTGCGGGCACGAGCGTGCGTGGATGCTAGCAAGGAGATTGTGTACGACCCACCAGCTACAAATGACCCCCATGCAATAGTCTTTTCCCCTTATCAGCCAGCAGTGCATGACCCCGTtcgtgaggaaatgaaaaaggagaga AATGACTCGGAAGGGTCCTTGAAAGAGGGCAGCAGCAGCAATGGCCTCTCATGGGTCAAACCAGGTACTCTGCAGATCTTCTCGAAAGCGGCATCTTGA